The Verrucomicrobiaceae bacterium DNA window ATTTGGCGAGCTTGCCGCCGAAGTCGGTCATGCCGCCTTTGGCATCCACATAGTCGGCGCGTTGTTTGAAGGTGCGCAGGTTCTCGCGGTCCATGACGGCACCGAGGATGGGCGCGGTGCCTTTGCCAGCGCCATTGGTGGCGGGGCCGTCGAGGTGGTAGCCGCGTCCGGCAATGCCGGTGAAGTAGCCGCCTTTGTCCCGCAGCAAGTCCGGCAGCGCAGGGATGTCTGCGGGCAGCGGCGAGGTGAAGCGCACCATCCGCACAGCCACGGGGCTGCGCCCTGTCATGAGCGTGGCACGCGACGGCACGCACTGCGGGCAGCCGGTGAAAAAGCGGTCGTAGAGGATGCCGTCAGCGGCGAGCCTGTCGAGCGTGGGCGTACGCACATCTGGATTGCCGTAGCAGCCGAGGTAGGGCGTGCTGTGGTCGTCGGAGAGCAGGAAGAGGATGTTCGGCTTTTCAGCGCTGAGAGCGGAGAGCAGAGGGCAAAGAGTCAGAAGAAGCAGGAGGCGGCGCATGATGCTTTTCAGAACGATGGAGGTGGGGAAAACTTCGTGGAAAAGAGGCGCTGGAGCGGCAGGATGAGAGGCATGGCATCCACGCAGCCTGATCTGATCGAAACGACCATCGACGGGCCGAAACCCGCCGCTGGGCGGTGGAGGCTTGTGATTGCGCGGAGATGAGCACGCACCGCATCGCGCGGCTCGGGATGGATGAGGCGCTGCCGCCTTATCGGCGTGGCACCGGGCGAGTACCGGAGGCTAGGCGGTTAAGGCTAGCAGGATGGTGTCATGCCTGAAATACACCTGAGATTCATTCCTTGCCGATGTTTCGCTGCTAGGCTCTACTCGCCGCGACTGATGTCTCCCGACGAACAGCCTACGATTTTCATTCCGCCGCCGAATGGCTCGCGGCCTGCGTCCATGGGGTGGCAGGCTCCTTCTGTCGAAGAGATGCAGACGATGCTGCCGCAATACGAGATCATGGAGATCCTAGGGCGCGGTGGGATGGGGGCGGTTTACAAGGGACGGCAGAAATCGCTCAAGCGGCTGGTAGCGATCAAGATTCTCCCACTCGATGCGGCGGATGATGAGATGAAGTTTGTGGAGCGGTTTCAAAACGAAGCGCAGACCATGGCCGCGATGAATCACCCGGCCATCGTCAGCGTGTATGACTTTGGCGAGACGCCGGACGGGCTGCTCTACTTCATCATGGAGTTCGTCGATGGCACGGACGTACATAAGATGATCCAGGCCAGCGGGAAGCTCTCGGGCGAGTATGCGCTGGCAATCACGGCGCATGTGTGTGATGCGCTCGATTACGCGCACAAGCGCGGGGTGATCCATCGCGACATCAAGCCGGCGAATATCCTCATTGATCAGGAAGGCCACATCAAAGTGGCGGACTTCGGCCTGGCGAAGATGCATGATCCCTCGCAGACCAGCGGCCTGACGAAGACGAACATGGCGATGGGCACGCCTGACTATGTCGCGCCGGAGGTGCTGACGACGGGCATGGTGGCGGATCATCGCGCGGACCTTTATGCGGTGGGCGTGATGCTTTACCAGATGCTCACCGGCGAGGTGCCGCGCGGGATGTTCAAACTGCCGTCGCAGAAAGGCATCGGCAGTGATCCCCGCTTTGATGAGATCATCTGCAAGGCGATGGAGCAGGACCGTGAGGAGCGTTACCAGAGTGCGATGGAGGTGCGCCACGCGCTCGATGTCATTCTCACCACGCCGCAGCCGAAGGATGACGGGACGGGCATCGTTTCCGCGAGTCACATCCCGCAAAAGCCTGTGGCAAAGCAGCCGCGCCCGCCCGGCGAGCGCAGCCAGCCTCCGGCCCAAAAGCCCGCACCGCAAAAAGCGCCCGCTCAGAAAGCCGCCGCTGCGCCGAAGGCCAAAGCACCGCCGAAAAAGCAATCTGCCGCCACCCTGTGGCTCTCCATCGGAGGCATCGTCACGGTCCTTGGCCTGGCATCGTTCTTTGCGCTGGGTGGCAAGTCCAAGCCAGCCTCCAGAGTCCAGCCTCTATCCGCCAGCGCCGTGGACGCAGCGTTCCTGGCACAAGTCGCGGCAGCACCCGCCTTGCGGCAGGTGGAACTGGTCACTCAGAAGATCGAAGCTCTGAACGGAGCGAAGCTGAACGTAGAACCCACCATCAAGGGGGAGAAGGTGACCGGCCTCCGGCTTGGCAGAGCAGTCGGCACAGAGGCTATGGCACCTGACGTCTCACCGCTTGCCGCGCTCAAGGATCTCGATTCGCTCCGGCTTGAATACTTGAAGGTGGGGGACATCTCCTGCCTGCGGGGATTGAAGTTGGTGAATCTGACGATTTGGGACGGCGAATTCAATGACCTGTCTGTCCTGCAATCACATCCCTTGCAGACACTCTGCTTGAGGGGGATTTCGGTTTCCGATTTTTCGGTGCTCAAAGGCAAGGCGCTTCAAGACTTGGATCTCGAACTGTGCGACCGTCTGAGCGACCTCTCTTTCATCAAGGGCATGCCGCTCAAAATCCTGAGGGTGCCCAGGACAAAGGTGCGCGACCTTTCGCCCATCGCCGGGCTGCCCTTGACTGAGTTGGTTTGCGATCCCGAAGCGAAGCTGGATGCGGCTCTCATCGCTTCGGTCCCGACGCTGAAGAACATCAACTTAAAGCCTGTGAGCGAGTGGCTGAGCGGCTCGGGCAACGCTCCGCTGTCAGCTTCCCAAGGCAAAGCCAACGACCTTCTCCCTCTCGTGGATTTCAACCGCGCCGTCGCAGCCGCTCCCCCGGAGGAGCAGGTGTCCCTCGTCACCGCGAAGCTCAATGAGATCAATGGCGCACAGGCGGACCTGGTGCCGACGATCGCTGGTGGCAAAGTGAAATTTCTAAGAGTGGCGCGGAAAGGAGATGCACTTCTGCCCGACATCTCGCCTTTGGCCGCCTTGAAGGATCTGACGGACCTCCGGCTTATGTATGTGGGTCCGGCGGACATCTCCTGCCTCGGCGGGCTTCAGCTGGAGAGGCTGGAGGTCTACGGCGGCACCTTTGAGGACATCTCCGTGCTCAAGTCCATGCCACTCAGGTTTCTGGGCTTAAGCAGTCTGAGCCCGAATAGTCAGGAAGCCGTGGACTTCACGATCCTGCGCGGGATGAAGCTCGAGATGCTGCAGCTGGGCAGCAAACATTTGGTGGATATTTCCTTCATCAAAGGCATGCCGCTCAAAGATCTGAGCCTGACGGGGTCGGGCGTGAGGGATTTCTCGCCCATCGCCGGGATGCCTCTGAGCAATTTGGAGTTCGACCCGGAAGCGAAGCCCGACATGGCTTTGCTCCGTAGCATCCCAACGCTGAAGACCATCAACAAAAGGCCGGTGAGCGAATGACTGAGCGGCTCGACCGGCGCTCCTTCGTCGGCCACGCAGGCCAAAACCATCGATCTCCTCGCCCTTGTCGATTTGAAACGTGACGTCAGCGCGGGTGAGTGGGTGCGCACGGCGGATGGCGTCGCGAAGCAAGGGTCGGGATCGACAGACAAGGGGGCGGTCCGCCTGCAACTGCCCTATCAGCCTCCAGAGGAGTATGACTTCGAGGTGGAGTTCACGGCGGTAGCCGAACAGCAGTCTGTCGGCCAGATCCTCTCCGCGCAGTCGCGAGCATTCAGTTGGATCATGGCTGGAAATAAACCGGAGGCACCAATGGCTGGATTCGAGTTATTCGACAATGGGCCAACGAGTCGTCCTTCCGAAGCAGCTGCGCCAATGGAACGGAATCTGGAGAAAGGCCGACGCCATGTCAGCCGCGTCGAGGTGCGCAAGGCGGGCCTGCGCGGTTTTCTCAATGGGGTGGAACTCGTCAACTGGAGCGGTGACTTCAAGCGGCTGGCACCCGCCCCTGACAGCAAGTTGCGCGATGATAATCATCTCGGCCTACGTGCCGCACGCAATGCCATCTTCCACAAGATCACCGTGCGCGAGATCACTGGGACCGGGAAAGTGGATGCGGGAGTCAGCGCCACGACATCAGTCGGCTCGTCTGGCGCGACGGTCGCATGGACCGACTGGCTGGGGCCGAGGCTCGCCAAGGGGCAATTCGCAAATAGGCCAGATCTTGTCGTCGAGAAGGACGGCATCACCACCAATCAACTCGTGACGGGCATACCCTTCGACAAGGGAACCGTCGTGAGAGGCCCTGTCAGAATGACCTACCTGCTGCGCGAATCCGAGGGGACACAATTTGTCTTCAGCATCGATCCACTCACGTATGAAAGCTATCGAGCGGAAGACAAGGGCAGCGAGCTCCGCCTTTTCCGCTGTGGTAAAGA harbors:
- a CDS encoding protein kinase — translated: MSPDEQPTIFIPPPNGSRPASMGWQAPSVEEMQTMLPQYEIMEILGRGGMGAVYKGRQKSLKRLVAIKILPLDAADDEMKFVERFQNEAQTMAAMNHPAIVSVYDFGETPDGLLYFIMEFVDGTDVHKMIQASGKLSGEYALAITAHVCDALDYAHKRGVIHRDIKPANILIDQEGHIKVADFGLAKMHDPSQTSGLTKTNMAMGTPDYVAPEVLTTGMVADHRADLYAVGVMLYQMLTGEVPRGMFKLPSQKGIGSDPRFDEIICKAMEQDREERYQSAMEVRHALDVILTTPQPKDDGTGIVSASHIPQKPVAKQPRPPGERSQPPAQKPAPQKAPAQKAAAAPKAKAPPKKQSAATLWLSIGGIVTVLGLASFFALGGKSKPASRVQPLSASAVDAAFLAQVAAAPALRQVELVTQKIEALNGAKLNVEPTIKGEKVTGLRLGRAVGTEAMAPDVSPLAALKDLDSLRLEYLKVGDISCLRGLKLVNLTIWDGEFNDLSVLQSHPLQTLCLRGISVSDFSVLKGKALQDLDLELCDRLSDLSFIKGMPLKILRVPRTKVRDLSPIAGLPLTELVCDPEAKLDAALIASVPTLKNINLKPVSEWLSGSGNAPLSASQGKANDLLPLVDFNRAVAAAPPEEQVSLVTAKLNEINGAQADLVPTIAGGKVKFLRVARKGDALLPDISPLAALKDLTDLRLMYVGPADISCLGGLQLERLEVYGGTFEDISVLKSMPLRFLGLSSLSPNSQEAVDFTILRGMKLEMLQLGSKHLVDISFIKGMPLKDLSLTGSGVRDFSPIAGMPLSNLEFDPEAKPDMALLRSIPTLKTINKRPVSE